Proteins from one Plasmodium cynomolgi strain B DNA, chromosome 10, whole genome shotgun sequence genomic window:
- a CDS encoding hypothetical protein (putative), translating to MNSLKKKKQDILWGKKWRNLIQQKAIKEEMNKQLKASLEKQKQEEEEKECTFKPQTLWNQSFKKTISFVDEFFVKLKPYIEQQQAYLNQLKELERDDELFAQKIKASEEHTRINTNEELRTMLAKAVDKEIMESIIEGYKAVRTRGINKVKRERLDILSKMIKLERAYNCFMAKENVDKKDLGECGFDCDLAAKLRNDILKNSLCPNSLRDFARIRLEINQVLEEELHKRENEKESLFYSTKGDNNELSRSEADYTSRYAAFVNSSKETSQESIPCAGDNRVAGDGVISMGEPYQRKALAGGTATRLHDGSVEACVGGASIGVDLGGSFAGHPPQAWRSAPRVPPPEGCQVVTPTRNAANGGSAFYEDGQMNESRIGGREQRIGSHEPRIGSHEPLIGTHEPQGAMCEYTPQMENMSYYPISTVDAQKRSNKNVYLNSNYTAILKNEDAHKYVSSLQKDSSSVNVIIMNNSGAKSVISGGGTKQSSRGGSFANSPLRSGAYYYGRDEEKPTYMDLNHMNRSGNFDQAQQRRGSVSQGERPRNVSQGERPRNVSQGEKPRNVSQVGTHKGEFPSRSSMGGSGGMDGRSGMGGRVERKNTRYVDKNTYAMRNENNFYDVDGMKNKQEEGMHQMNPFYRNNLVHAAQQEEDILPVGVGEGRTTLGNSPHYTGDSRSQGGHPDRPLLRKIMDRFAIL from the exons ATGAACTCTCTAAA gaaaaagaagcaagACATCCTCtggggcaaaaaatggagaaac CTCATACAGCAAAAGGCAATTAAGGAAGAAATGAACAAGCAGCTGAAGGCCTCTCTGGAGAAGCA AAagcaggaggaagaggagaaagAGTGCACCTTCAAGCCGCAGACCCTGTGGAATCAgagctttaaaaaaacaatttccTTCGTGGACGAATTTTTCGTCAAGTTGAAGCCGTACATAGAGCAGCAGCAAG CGTACCTGAACCAGCTGAAGGAGCTCGAGCGGGACGACGAGCTATtcgcacaaaaaattaaggcAAGCGAAGAACACACACGCATAAATACGAAC GAAGAACTGCGAACCATGTTGGCGAAGGCAGTGGACAAAGAAATAATGGAATCAATCATCGAAGGATACAAAGCAGTTCGCACGAGAGGAATCAACAAAGTGAAGAGAGAGAGATTAGACATTCTTTCCAAAATGATCAAACTAGAGAGAGCATACAACTGTTTCATGGCGAAAGAAAATGTCGATAAAAAGGACTTAGGAGAGTGTGGATTTGATTGCGACTTAGCAGCAAAGTTAAGAAATGACATTCTGAAAAATTCTCTGTGTCCCAATTCGTTGAGAGATTTTGCTCGAATCAGATTGGAGATTAATCAAGTGCTGGAGGAGGAGCttcacaaaagggaaaacgaaaaggagagTTTGTTCTACTCTACTAAGGGAGATAATAATGAGTTGTCACGGAGTGAAGCGGATTACACGAGTCGGTACGCTGCCTTTGTGAACAGCTCGAAGGAGACTTCCCAGGAGAGTATCCCCTGCGCGGGTGACAACAGAGTGGCGGGAGATGGAGTTATCTCCATGGGGGAGCCGTACCAGCGGAAAGCGCTCGCGGGGGGCACAGCGACTAGGTTGCACGACGGGAGTGTGGAGGCATGTGTGGGGGGTGCCTCCATCGGTGTTGACTTGGGTGGCTCCTTCGCGGGGCATCCCCCCCAGGCGTGGAGATCAGCACCACGTGTCCCCCCCCCAGAAGGCTGCCAAGTGGTGACGCCCACCAGGAATGCAGCGAATGGCGGTTCTGCTTTTTATGAGGATGGACAAATGAACGAGTCACGGATAGGAGGCCGCGAACAGCGGATAGGAAGTCACGAGCCGCGGATAGGAAGTCACGAGCCGCTGATAGGAACCCACGAACCTCAGGGAGCGATGTGTGAATAcaccccccaaatggaaaacatGAGCTACTACCCAATAAGCACTGTAGACGCTCAGAAAAGGAgcaacaaaaatgtttaCCTCAATAGTAACTACAcagcaattttaaaaaacgaagaTGCACACAAGTATGTCTCTTCGCTGCAAAAAGATTCAAGTTCAGTTAATGTGataataatgaataataGTGGAGCGAAGAGCGTCATTAGTGGGGGTGGTACGAAGCAGAGTAGCAGAGGAGGCAGCTTTGCCAACTCGCCCCTGAGGAGCGGTGCCTACTACTATGGGAGAGATGAGGAAAAGCCAACCTATATGGATCTAAACcatatgaacaggtcaggcaATTTTGACCAAGCGCAGCAGAGAAGAGGTAGTGTGTCCCAGGGGGAGAGGCCCCGAAATGTATCCCAGGGGGAGAGGCCCCGAAATGTATcccagggggagaagccccGAAATGTGTCCCAAGTGGGAACCCATAAAGGGGAGTTCCCCAGTCGAAGTAGcatggggggaagcggcggcATGGATGGCAGAAGTGGCATGGGGGGAAGGGTTGAGAGGAAGAACACCAGATACGTGGACAAGAACACGTACGCCATGAGGAATGAAAATAACTTTTACGACGTCGATGggatgaaaaataaacaggaAGAAGGCATGCACCAAATGAACCCTTTTTACCGAAACAATTTGGTTCACGCTGctcagcaggaggaggataTCCTTCCGGTTGGAGTTGGGGAGGGGAGAACCACCCTCGGAAATTCTCCGCATTATACAGGTGACTCTCGCAGTCAGGGGGGACATCCCGACAGGCCTCTTCTTCGAAAGATAATGGACAgatttgccattttgtag
- a CDS encoding phosphatidylinositol 3-kinase (putative) — MEGKTPEKEKKRNDIFDHMNRYASRISQNIHLANRSRYDDYPFDFSLHKGEGGLHNTVDASPAMQEIKTINTILNTPVIKLNEEEKKCLWKFRFQLVNREGVLGKFLKNVNWDNQKEKDEATELLNCWSKPSLENCLELLNSHLQRTVIKKYLMQIIGQAKKDQLKLYLFQLVQSLRIFNHEPIDDLFMNTLINKCITSKKLSIFLHWFLLSETKDECKGNLFIHIHKLFITKLMTSNLRKKRRILSILKNQNRFRNQLLYLTKIAKRKSERIHNKTKKLRQFLFCYRQNYGCVVIKDFIKNNIFVSDNEVYDFVSPRGARQGAASGEVEAEAGAGAEAKAGADDLAAEHVGQKDAPDAATPDHATPDDDADSVHHQSDVRNSVYYLNGELSIRADPGADAYCFQYEPRGAHTSQGTLSASHRATSEISTEDSKTVNYIDDSKGAPIERNRDTSFFSNLLQLNENFDFFLSATYSDEDNNIDILDDSISLVRKQKIKRIRAPLILPIDPDIEFLSFLPEQSYVLRSSLYPIVIACLVRKKIKLAHEHFHNLIINDQKYLKKNFLKSLYSSFDCASDFERHYRKVKWEGRNIFYNGRKVEKAAPPPNVGVVIHHESEGNPHSKQRVKKYNEIYELSIKKYIYKAGDDLRQDQLVIQIICIIDNIWKRYGLDLKLTLYKVLALSTDDGFIEFVNYAESISSIKKNYKGEIRQYFMEMGTDPKSPLGFDVTILENFISSCAGYSVITYLLGIGDRHLDNLMVSRDGCFFHIDFGYIFGEDPKPFSPPMKLCKEMIEAMGGAHSVGYEQFLKKCCLAYKYLRYHSKLIISLLDCMCESGLKDMRMSPELCVLKVQEKFRLDLNDEAAEVYFLSVINASVKTLFPVVVDKLHEWALNWK; from the exons atggagggaaaaaccccggagaaggaaaaaaagcgaaatgatATATTCGACCATATGAACAGGTACGCAAGTCGAATCAGCCAAAACATCCACCTAGCGAACAGAAGCAGATACGATGATTACCCATTTGATTTCTCTCTCcataaaggagaaggaggattGCATAACACAGTAGATGCATCTCCAGCCATgcaagaaataaaaacaataaacaCAATTCTGAACACCCCAGTGATTAAGCTaaatgaagaagagaaaaagtgCCTCTGGAAATTCCGCTTTCAGCTAGTAAACAGAGAAGGAGTTTTGGGGAAATTCCTCAAAAATGTCAATTGGGATAATCAAAAAGAGAAGGATGAAGCAACTGAGTTGCTAAACTGTTGGTCTAAACCATCTTTGGAAAACTGCCTTGAGTTATTAAATAGCCATTTACAACGAACAGTAATTAAGAAGTATCTAATGCAAATAATTGGTCAGGCGAAAAAAGATCAGCTGAAATTGTATCTATTCCAACTAGTTCAGAGTCTCCGAATTTTCAATCATGAACCAATTGATGATCTATTTATGAACACCttaattaataaatgcaTCACTTCGAAGaagctttccatttttctccactgGTTTTTGTTAAGTGAGACAAAGGATGAATGCAAAGGGAATCTGTTTATTCATATTCATAAGCTATTTATTACCAAGTTAATGACATccaatttgagaaaaaagagaagaattTTATCGATTTTGAAAAATCAGAATAGATTTAGGAACCAGTTACTTTATCTTACTAAAATTGCGAAAAGGAAATCTGAACGGATTCAtaacaaaacgaagaagttGAGGCAGTTCCTATTTTGCTATCGCCAGAATTACGGATGCGTTGTCATTAAAGACTTCATAAAGAATAACATTTTCGTGTCGGACAACGAGGTCTACGACTTTGTCTCTCCCCGGGGGGCGCGCCAGGGAGCTGCCTCGGGAGAAGTGGAAGCGGAGGCAGGGGCAGGGGCAGAGGCAAAGGCAGGGGCAGACGACCTTGCGGCGGAACACGTGGGCCAGAAAGACGCCCCAGACGCCGCCACCCCTGACCACGCCACCCCTGACGACGACGCCGACTCAGTGCACCACCAGAGCGACGTGCGCAACTCCGTGTACTACCTAAACGGAGAGCTGAGCATCCGCGCGGACCCGGGGGCAGACGCCTACTGCTTTCAGTACGAACCCCGGGGTGCGCACACCTCTCAGGGGACTCTGTCCGCCTCCCACAGGGCAACCTCGGAGATCAGCACGGAGGACAGCAAAACTGTCAACTACATAGACGACTCCAAGGGGGCCCCTATCGAGAGAAACAGAGatacttcctttttctccaacCTCCTACAGCTAAATGAAAACTTCGATTTCTTCCTGAGCGCGACGTACAGCGATGAGGATAACAACATCGACATCCTGGATGACTCGATAAGTCTCGTAAGGAAGcagaagataaaaagaatCAGAGCTCCGTTAATTCTACCCATTGATCCAGACATCGAATTTTTGAGTTTCCTACCTGAACAGTCATACGTGTTGCGATCGTCTCTGTACCCAATTGTAATAGCTTGCCtggtcagaaaaaaaattaaattggcACATGAGCATTTCCACAATTTGATAATTAATgatcaaaaatatttgaaaaaaaat tttttaaaatctcTTTATAGCTCCTTCGACTGTGCATCTGATTTTGAGCGTCACTACAGAAAAGTGAAGTGGGAAGGGaggaacattttttataatggcAGGAAGGTGGAGAAA GCCGCTCCCCCTCCAAACGTAGGAGTGGTGATCCACCACGAGTCGGAAGGTAACCCACACAGTAAACAGcgcgtaaaaaaatacaacgaAATATACGAACTCTCcattaagaaatatatttacaaagcAGGAGATGATTTGAGACAAGACCAGCTGGTCATACAAATAATATGCATCATTGATAACATATGGAAACGGTATGGACTAGATTTGAAGTTAACTCTTTACAAAGTGCTTGCCCTCTCCACAGATGATGGATTTATCGAGTTTGTGAACTATGCAGAATCTATATCTtctattaaaaagaattataaaGGAGAAATTAGACAATACTTCATGGAGATGGGTACCGATCCCAAGTCTCCCCTCGGATTTGATGtcaccattttggaaaatttcaTCTCCAGCTGTGCAGGATATAGTGTCATCACTTACTTACTTGGCATAGGAGATCGACATTTAGATAACCTCATGGTTTCACGAGATGGttgttttttccacattGACTTTGGGTACATATTTGGAGAAGACCCCAAGCcgttttctccccccatgAAATTATGCAAAGAAATGATCGAGGCCATGGGTGGAGCTCATAGTGTAGGCTATGAACAGTTTTTGAAGAAGTGCTGTCTGGCGTATAAGTACCTGCGCTATCACTCCAAGTTAATCATTAGCCTGCTGGACTGCATGTGCGAGTCTGGATTGAAGGACATGAGAATGAGCCCCGAGTTGTGCGTGCTCAAGGTTCAGGAAAAGTTCAGACTGGATTTAAACGACGAGGCTGCGGAGGTTTACTTCTTGAGTGTCATCAACGCCTCCGTCAAGACGCTCTTCCCCGTCGTGGTGGACAAGCTGCACGAGTGGGCCCTCAACTGGAAGTGA
- a CDS encoding hypothetical protein (putative) translates to MEDARVAVQRAKALGRTPLAARTKSTYESVIGCVKENKSDKKKIRYSLFLKAYENAELLQMERQDKQEKFKLNGRDEWGGWNERGGWNERGEWNGWGEWNEWGEWNEWSECNTRIDMKGAKEKQRLKLLNMLKNYQIKYKACSNLKSLCDYTIYFEKPSPGKVMKDRACEALLDDPHRDNFFYDLVSIGVSYNDIILMSSIFQKIEHLKNCNLYMLPWIHRKLNAFHNFDMTTFLIHCVAYSLSTFPCSLGLFLHYRTLAIIFPLFFTYMILSLPFLLQEINCGRFVLDGCISFFVSFDYYHVPIGIILIISYVLSIINCVDIICLQVIYFSFYLTPNNPWVYRNVDTKICSKFNGSRSICDFARNICYYNEATGVCELNRIKLGTKIYDTLLSKYAEPKSEKFAPTTVLLSFLLLILYNSFSKYKTSHKFLKIHLSILILVFAAFIITMRDFTLLEFLLVDFTWDRVRGVLLDHEVWIACMMHCTISMSLHSGMYFYTSKGLRLGINVVRCTYLIVLCCFLLDMLLLVTFSNIIGMHIKDIAKSYSYLVKLIKRNVFYILVPVGNNYYSKFSFFLGINISIVFLTFMLLAASKRIEILFLSFDDIYFFKPKNTWFDVRWVFLLLLYYLYSSLDITFLDLFFTEMSQVITLLILFYINFNFFWIRGFKKTMKKFGKCPLFCQVILTALNQFFFFYFEIIFRLPNRVTLYLLRQALNICIIPLVSIIKRKKIFRVNNFNVLDYPICFQENKRPRRGLLFEEFKGE, encoded by the exons ATGGAGGACGCACGGGTGGCGGTGCAGAGGGCCAAGGCACTGGGCAGGACTCCCTTAGCGGCGCGCACCAAAAGCACCTACGAAAGCGTAATCGGGTGtgtgaaggaaaacaaaagtgacaaaaaaaaaatccgatATTCGCTATTCCTAAAGGCGTATGAAAATGCAGAGCTCCTTCAAATGGAAAGACAAGACAAGCAGGAAAAATTTAAGTTGAACGGAAGGGACGAGTGGGGCGGGTGGAACGAACGGGGCGGGTGGAATGAACGGGGAGAGTGGAACGGATGGGGAGAGTGGAACGAATGGGGCGAGTGGAACGAATGGAGCGAGTGCAACACGCGCATCGATATGAAGGGCGCCAAAGAGAAGCAGAGACTGAAGCTGCTGAACATGCtcaaaaattatcaaataaaGTACAAGGCATGCTCCAACTTGAAGTCGTTATGTGATTACACAATATATTTCGAAAAGCCATCCCCTGGGAAGGTCATGAAAGACCGTGCATGTGAAGCTCTTTTAGACGATCCACACCGAGATAACTTCTTCTACGACCTTGTAAGCATCGGCGTGTCCTACAATGATATTATTCTCATGTCAAGTATCTTCCAAAAAATAGAACATCTGAAGAATTGCAATCTGTACATGTTGCCATGGATTCATAGGAAACTCAACGCGTTTCATAACTTCGATATGACCACTTTTCTCATCCATTGTGTTGCATACTCTCTGTCTACTTTCCCTTGTTCATTAGGGTTATTTCTTCACTACAGAACATTGgctattatttttcctctcttttttacatacatgATTTtatcccttccttttttgttacaagAAATAAACTGTGGTCGGTTCGTTTTGGATGGTTGCATATCTTTCTTTGTCTCCTTCGATTACTACCACGTGCCCATAGGGATCATTCTCATCATTTCGTACGTCCTCTCCATTATCAACTGTGTCGACATTATATGTTTGcaagttatttatttttccttttacctGACCCCAAATAATCCCTGGGTTTACCGGAACGTCgacacaaaaatatgctccAAGTTTAACGGAAGTCGTAGCATTTGTGACTTCGCTCGCAACATCTGCTACTACAACGAGGCCACTGGCGTGTGCGAGCTCAACCGGATTAAGTTG GGCACCAAAATCTACGACACGCTGCTGAGCAAGTACGCAGAACCCAAGAGCGAGAAGTTTGCACCCACCACTGTGctcctctccttcctcctcctcatcctttACAACTCCTTCTCCAAGTACAAGACTTCGCACAAATTTCTGAAGATTCATCTATCCATCCTGATACTGGTGTTCGCTGCTTTCATAATTACGATGCGTGATTTCACACTGCTGGAGTTTCTCCTCGTCGATTTCACCTGGGACAGAGTGAGGGGAGTGCTCCTTGATCACGAGGTCTGGATTGCCTGCATGATGCACTGCACTATCAGCATGTCATTGCACTCAGGCATGTACTTCTACACCTCCAAGGGGCTCAG gctCGGCATCAACGTCGTCAGGTGCACCTACCTCATCGTGCTGTGTTGCTTCCTCCTGGATATGCTTCTATTGGTTACCTTTTCTAACATCATCGGAATGCACATAAAAGACATAGCGAAGAGCTACTCCTACCTAGTCAAGCtgataaaaagaaacgtTTTCTACATTCTAGTGCCCGTGGGGAACAACTACTACTCCaaattctccttcttcctggGGATCAACATATCGATAGTTTTCTTAACATTCATGCTGCTAGCCGCATCGAAGAGGATAGAGATTCTGTTTCTCTCATTTGACGacatatatttcttcaaGCCAAAGAACACATGGTTCGATGTGAGGTGGGTCTTCCTTCTTCTACTTTACTACTTGTACAGCTCCCTTGACATTACATTCCTTGACCTTTTCTTCACAGAGATGTCTCAAGTTATTACTCTCTTGATTTTATTCTACAttaactttaattttttctggaTTCGTGGATTCAAAAAgacgatgaaaaaattcGGCAAGTGTCCTCTTTTCTGCCAAGTTATTCTGACTGCATTaaatcagtttttttttttctattttgaaattatttttcgtcTTCCCAACCGAGTCACTCTCTACTTGCTGCGACAAGCTCTTAATATATGTATCATTCCCCTCGTCTCG ATCattaagaggaaaaaaattttccgagttaacaattttaacgTGCTCGACTACCCCATATGCTTTCAGGAGAACAAGCGGCCTCGGCGGGGCCTCCTCTTTGAGGAGTTTAAGGGCGAGTGA
- a CDS encoding hypothetical protein (putative), protein MVLLTAELNPPPSVKGSKEEREAHQDYVKTVEEESIECEINKKKKKWTPRKLQKEFTVQKHDLVCLNRYRYHPFKVVCQNGFSFLQPGESYYTSNYKLQNRNYKLVFENLCSSPSIQISFCGILMTVIAALVDLKNRRL, encoded by the exons ATGGTCCTCCTCACGGCTGAACTGAACCCCCCACCCAGCGTGAAAGGAAGCAAAGAAGAAAGGGAAGCACACCAGGATTACGTTAAAACGGTGGAGGAGGAATCCATAGAATgcgaaataaataaaaagaaaaaaaaatggaccccGCGGAAGCTCCAGAAGGAGTTCACCGTGCAGAAGCATGACCTGGTGTGTCTCAATCGTTATCGCTACCACCCTTTTAAGGTCGTGTGTCAGAAtggcttttcctttttgcagcCCGGGGAGAGCTACTACACCTCCAATTATAAGCT GCAGAACCGGAACTACAAACTCGTTTTCGAAAATCTGTGCTCGTCCCCATCGATTCAAATTTCCTTCTGTGGAATTCTCATGACCGTAATTGCAGCCCTGGTCGACTTGAAGAATAGACGATTGTGA